One stretch of Nocardia fluminea DNA includes these proteins:
- a CDS encoding bifunctional 3'-5' exonuclease/DNA polymerase yields the protein MRWAIAETGDGGARLCPLDQDGHPTGPVLDEPSLVEAVRTRPDVERWVWRSTPEIYRSLLAAGVWVERCYDVQAAESLLIGHEEGQSGQARSLAAAWARLHNLPVPPDAPVRAAETQPSLFDSGPVPLPPGIDEFTALLAVYAGQVARTARAEHPERMRLLLAAESAGMLVAVEMGQLGIPWRADVHRELLDSMLGERFPGGSEPRRMAELAEEVSRAFGTGVRVRPDLPADIIRAFGRAGILLSSTRKWELQKIDHPAVAPLLAYKSLYRLYTAHGWSWLEQWVHGGRFRPEYLPGGTVSGRWTTNGGGALQIPKIIRQAIRADPGWSLVVADADQMEPRILAAISRDPGLMEVAGRGEDLYADLAARGFGGDRDQAKIALLGAIYGQTSGDALTHLAGLRRRYPAAVAYVDDAARAGEEGRLVRTWLGRTCTPLSVALDDTDAPQDTRAEFGADSAARARGRFTRNFVVQGSAADWALLVLAGIRHAIRDLRAELVFFQHDEVIVHCPTEEAAAVAEAITTAADAAGRIAFGQTPVRFPFTTAVVHCYGDAK from the coding sequence GTGAGATGGGCGATAGCGGAGACGGGCGACGGCGGCGCTCGGTTGTGTCCGCTCGATCAGGACGGTCACCCCACGGGACCGGTGCTCGACGAGCCCTCGCTCGTCGAGGCGGTACGCACCCGCCCGGACGTGGAGCGGTGGGTATGGCGGTCCACGCCCGAGATCTACCGCTCGCTGCTGGCGGCGGGCGTGTGGGTCGAACGTTGCTATGACGTACAGGCGGCGGAGTCGCTGCTGATCGGCCACGAGGAAGGCCAGTCGGGGCAGGCACGCTCGCTGGCGGCGGCCTGGGCGCGGCTGCACAATCTGCCCGTCCCACCGGACGCTCCGGTGCGCGCCGCCGAAACGCAGCCGTCGCTGTTCGACTCGGGCCCGGTCCCGCTGCCGCCGGGGATCGACGAGTTCACCGCGCTGCTGGCGGTGTACGCCGGACAGGTCGCGCGCACCGCTCGCGCCGAGCATCCCGAGCGCATGCGACTGCTGCTCGCCGCCGAATCGGCCGGCATGCTCGTCGCTGTCGAGATGGGGCAGCTCGGCATCCCGTGGCGCGCCGATGTCCACCGCGAACTGCTGGATTCGATGCTGGGAGAACGGTTTCCGGGTGGCTCGGAGCCGCGCCGGATGGCGGAACTGGCCGAGGAGGTGTCGCGGGCCTTCGGGACTGGGGTACGCGTGCGGCCCGACCTGCCCGCCGACATCATCAGGGCTTTCGGTCGCGCCGGAATCCTGCTGTCCTCCACCAGGAAATGGGAACTCCAGAAGATCGACCACCCGGCCGTCGCCCCGCTGCTAGCCTACAAATCGCTGTACCGGCTCTACACCGCGCACGGGTGGTCCTGGCTCGAACAGTGGGTGCACGGCGGTCGCTTCCGCCCCGAATATCTACCCGGCGGGACCGTGTCCGGTCGCTGGACCACCAATGGTGGTGGTGCACTGCAGATTCCGAAGATCATCCGGCAGGCGATCCGGGCCGACCCCGGATGGTCACTGGTCGTCGCCGACGCCGACCAGATGGAGCCGAGGATCCTCGCGGCGATCTCGCGCGACCCGGGGTTGATGGAAGTGGCCGGTCGCGGCGAAGACCTCTACGCCGACCTGGCCGCCCGCGGATTCGGCGGCGACCGGGATCAAGCCAAGATCGCGCTGCTCGGCGCCATCTACGGCCAGACCTCCGGCGACGCCCTGACCCATCTCGCGGGCCTGCGCCGACGCTATCCGGCCGCCGTGGCCTACGTCGACGACGCCGCCCGCGCCGGCGAGGAAGGCCGCCTCGTGCGCACCTGGCTGGGGCGCACCTGCACCCCGTTGTCGGTCGCGCTCGACGACACGGACGCACCCCAGGACACCCGCGCCGAGTTCGGCGCCGACTCCGCCGCCCGCGCCCGCGGCCGCTTCACCCGCAACTTCGTGGTGCAGGGCAGCGCCGCCGACTGGGCCCTGCTGGTCCTGGCCGGAATCCGGCACGCGATCCGCGACCTGCGCGCCGAACTCGTCTTCTTCCAGCACGACGAAGTCATCGTGCACTGCCCGACCGAGGAAGCCGCGGCGGTCGCCGAAGCGATCACCACCGCCGCCGACGCCGCGGGCAGGATCGCCTTCGGGCAGACGCCGGTCCGGTTCCCGTTCACCACCGCGGTGGTCCACTGCTACGGCGACGCCAAGTAG
- a CDS encoding MFS transporter — translation MSETTGVAKARVPELGAWLAFGACLIAVFMQMIDVTIVNTALPSLTADLGASRSAQLLVISGYALAFACTLLTAARIGAMVGRRPMFLVSVLAFTAASVWCGAAGGATELVLARVVQGAAGAGMAAQTIAILTAGFPRERHPLVFALYGGVAGFAGMLGPIVGGVLLTLDIGGWGWRSVFLINLPIGLFAFALAWKFLDRGSPVGRHHLDPVGAALSGLGLFALIAGMAQIQEHGWRPHLIAVTGAGLALTAAFLAQQRARTARGGDPLVRLDLFGNHGFRLGSVLVGAFFGLFTAFVFAASITMQDVLGYSPLLTGMVMTLFALGAGAGALGSLVLVPRWDIWALAAGIALFGGCIGAGGVYLYLVDGVANALLCAGPVFAAGFGVGLFGVQLQPMMLSGLDANRMAESSGVLPTIEQVGNAVGLAVLTTVFFSSHSLGGTIMMMGAIAVVALVLAALTLAMPSRERREQAAVGVS, via the coding sequence ATGAGCGAGACCACCGGGGTCGCGAAAGCGCGGGTGCCCGAGCTCGGCGCGTGGCTGGCGTTCGGCGCCTGTCTGATCGCGGTGTTCATGCAGATGATCGACGTGACGATCGTGAACACCGCGCTGCCGAGCCTGACCGCTGATCTCGGTGCGTCCAGGTCGGCGCAACTGCTGGTGATCTCGGGGTACGCGCTGGCATTCGCCTGCACCCTGCTCACGGCCGCGCGGATCGGGGCGATGGTCGGGCGGCGCCCGATGTTCCTGGTGTCGGTGCTGGCCTTCACCGCGGCCTCGGTGTGGTGTGGAGCGGCCGGTGGCGCCACCGAACTCGTGCTCGCCCGGGTGGTCCAAGGCGCGGCGGGGGCGGGCATGGCCGCCCAGACCATCGCCATCCTCACGGCCGGTTTTCCGCGCGAACGCCATCCCCTGGTCTTCGCGCTCTACGGGGGAGTGGCCGGCTTCGCCGGAATGCTCGGGCCCATCGTGGGCGGGGTGCTGCTCACCCTCGACATCGGTGGCTGGGGGTGGCGATCGGTCTTCCTGATCAACCTGCCGATCGGGCTGTTCGCGTTCGCGCTGGCCTGGAAATTTCTGGACCGCGGCAGCCCGGTGGGCCGTCACCACCTCGACCCAGTAGGTGCCGCGCTGTCCGGGCTCGGCCTGTTCGCCCTGATCGCCGGCATGGCACAGATCCAGGAGCACGGGTGGCGGCCCCACCTCATCGCCGTCACCGGTGCCGGGCTCGCGCTGACGGCGGCGTTCCTCGCCCAGCAGCGCGCCCGCACCGCACGAGGCGGCGACCCGCTCGTGCGCCTGGACCTGTTCGGCAACCACGGCTTCCGGCTCGGCTCGGTGCTGGTCGGCGCGTTCTTCGGGCTGTTCACCGCGTTCGTGTTCGCCGCCTCGATCACCATGCAGGATGTGCTGGGCTACTCACCGCTGCTCACCGGCATGGTGATGACCCTGTTCGCCCTCGGTGCCGGTGCGGGCGCCCTGGGTTCGCTCGTGCTGGTTCCGCGCTGGGACATCTGGGCGCTGGCTGCCGGGATCGCGTTGTTCGGTGGATGTATCGGCGCGGGCGGGGTGTACCTGTACCTGGTCGACGGTGTGGCCAACGCGCTGCTCTGCGCCGGTCCGGTGTTCGCGGCCGGATTCGGTGTCGGCCTGTTCGGCGTGCAGTTGCAGCCGATGATGCTGTCCGGGTTGGACGCGAATCGGATGGCCGAGTCCTCCGGTGTGCTGCCGACCATCGAACAGGTCGGCAATGCGGTCGGACTCGCGGTGCTGACCACGGTGTTCTTCAGCTCGCACAGCCTCGGCGGCACCATCATGATGATGGGCGCCATCGCCGTCGTCGCGCTGGTGCTCGCGGCGCTCACGTTGGCGATGCCCTCCCGCGAGCGCCGAGAACAGGCCGCGGTCGGCGTTTCGTAG
- a CDS encoding DUF3108 domain-containing protein yields the protein MIREEFVPSIFRDPGIPDGEKSRYRVGIAGEPGGFEVSHVVVHERGGYHTTVEASPEGKSERDLVMTVEQRIGRIDGRLHAETYRAQTRSGSTVVSREEVNFVDTVHLQFGGLPGPFPPNVMPIAGGLTMLRGLDFADGLVETVDVWLAASVHWPLLVRVEKQVVFAGPAGVFPCWQVRLRPGFEQVNGMLDKMVGSVVPPFIALFEVAAPHRMVQLSFPTQMSMSAPRATMELVS from the coding sequence ATGATCCGAGAAGAATTCGTCCCGAGCATCTTTCGCGACCCCGGCATTCCCGACGGGGAGAAGTCGCGATACCGCGTCGGCATCGCCGGCGAGCCCGGCGGCTTCGAGGTGTCGCACGTCGTCGTGCACGAGCGCGGCGGCTACCACACGACAGTCGAGGCGAGCCCCGAAGGCAAGAGCGAGCGCGACCTGGTCATGACCGTCGAGCAGCGAATAGGACGCATCGACGGGCGACTGCACGCGGAAACCTATCGCGCGCAGACACGCTCGGGATCGACCGTGGTTTCGCGCGAGGAAGTGAATTTCGTCGACACCGTGCATCTGCAATTCGGCGGGCTGCCCGGGCCGTTCCCCCCGAATGTGATGCCGATCGCCGGGGGGCTGACGATGTTGCGCGGCTTGGATTTCGCCGATGGGCTGGTCGAAACGGTCGACGTGTGGCTCGCGGCGTCCGTGCACTGGCCACTGCTGGTCCGGGTGGAGAAGCAGGTCGTCTTCGCGGGACCCGCCGGGGTCTTCCCCTGTTGGCAGGTGCGCCTGCGGCCCGGCTTCGAGCAGGTGAACGGGATGCTGGACAAGATGGTCGGCTCGGTCGTGCCACCGTTCATCGCGCTGTTCGAGGTCGCGGCACCGCACCGGATGGTGCAGCTGAGTTTCCCGACCCAGATGTCGATGTCGGCCCCGCGCGCCACGATGGAACTGGTGTCATGA
- a CDS encoding condensation domain-containing protein has protein sequence MDRRPPGGSLDGGIALMVDFGLIDEWRPAPGRLVTWFASADSVARAARAPVHPAPPSLQQEQYLRLADRHAGADFRFSGLCLVTAEIPTGDLDRDAITRAIHAFLLRHDTFRTWFAVEAGGTVRRHLVPEADVEFVPVDYGYIDDPEAICRHVEKTTPGPFQWDCFTFGTIEHGESTTVYLAVDHLHTDGLGQYLSAADFAQLYAAQLWDEAEPLAPAASYLDYCRNERFFSDQQSLSSPGVKKWLALLRGNDNRLPVFPLDLGKKTDGYHRSAHRSVELFDDDEADRFEQVCRANGAEFAGGVFAAAALAERELVGSDYYFGMTPVSTRTTAAENNSVGWYVTLVPVAFPLGERTTIARALTIAQRAYDSGLLLAPTSFHRVLDLLPADSEIKAEPGWVTPMISFIDARDFLGNELFDSMNAGVFANRAASEEALIWINRLPGRTSMSVIFPDTAIAQESVRRYLATMKSVFGTIIDSAAEHP, from the coding sequence GTGGACCGTCGACCGCCCGGCGGAAGTCTCGATGGCGGGATCGCGCTGATGGTCGATTTCGGCTTGATCGACGAATGGCGCCCGGCGCCCGGTCGGCTCGTGACCTGGTTCGCCTCGGCGGACTCGGTCGCGCGCGCGGCCAGGGCGCCGGTCCATCCGGCACCGCCCTCGCTACAGCAGGAGCAGTATCTGCGCCTGGCCGACCGGCACGCGGGCGCGGACTTCCGGTTCTCCGGCCTGTGCCTGGTCACCGCCGAGATCCCCACCGGTGACCTCGACCGTGACGCGATCACCCGGGCGATCCACGCATTCCTGCTGCGCCACGACACCTTTCGCACGTGGTTCGCGGTCGAGGCGGGTGGCACGGTGCGGCGCCATCTGGTGCCCGAGGCCGATGTCGAGTTCGTGCCGGTCGACTACGGCTACATCGACGACCCCGAGGCGATCTGCCGGCACGTGGAGAAAACGACCCCCGGCCCGTTCCAATGGGATTGCTTCACCTTCGGCACCATCGAGCACGGCGAATCGACCACCGTCTACCTGGCCGTCGACCACCTGCACACCGACGGACTCGGGCAGTACCTGTCCGCGGCCGACTTCGCCCAGCTCTACGCCGCGCAGCTGTGGGACGAGGCCGAACCGCTCGCCCCCGCGGCGAGCTATCTCGACTACTGCCGCAACGAGCGGTTCTTCAGCGACCAGCAGAGCCTGTCCTCTCCGGGGGTGAAGAAATGGCTCGCGCTGTTGCGCGGCAACGACAACCGGCTGCCGGTCTTCCCACTCGACCTCGGCAAGAAGACCGATGGCTACCATCGCAGCGCGCACCGCAGCGTCGAGCTGTTCGACGACGACGAGGCCGATCGCTTCGAACAGGTCTGCCGGGCCAACGGCGCCGAATTCGCCGGTGGTGTGTTCGCCGCGGCCGCACTGGCCGAACGCGAGCTGGTCGGCTCGGACTACTACTTCGGCATGACCCCGGTGAGCACCAGGACAACGGCCGCCGAGAACAACTCGGTGGGCTGGTACGTGACCCTCGTTCCGGTCGCGTTCCCGCTCGGTGAACGCACCACGATCGCCCGCGCGCTCACGATCGCGCAACGGGCCTACGACAGCGGACTCCTGTTGGCGCCCACCTCCTTTCACCGCGTTCTCGACCTGCTGCCCGCGGATTCCGAGATCAAGGCCGAGCCGGGGTGGGTCACCCCGATGATCTCGTTCATCGACGCCAGGGACTTCTTGGGCAACGAGCTGTTCGACAGCATGAACGCCGGGGTCTTCGCCAACCGCGCTGCCTCAGAGGAGGCGCTCATCTGGATCAACCGGCTACCGGGCCGGACCTCGATGAGCGTGATCTTCCCCGACACCGCGATCGCGCAGGAGTCGGTGCGCCGCTACCTGGCCACCATGAAGTCCGTCTTCGGAACCATCATCGACAGCGCCGCGGAGCACCCATGA